Proteins encoded within one genomic window of Triticum aestivum cultivar Chinese Spring chromosome 2D, IWGSC CS RefSeq v2.1, whole genome shotgun sequence:
- the LOC123053689 gene encoding uncharacterized protein isoform X2, translating to MAAAEESKWEEWNMVAAEESKGEGSCSTSIHQVAPGKDFVNIPFYADEGPAWSLLVGVTRGDLRFHRLRVARSGRISGRSNEVLEIFHDLKKPPGCSLRADAALAPDGRSLCVVQQVENEQTHALQLQLEAEEKLRPLPPLAWRSLGRCMPISADGHIWAVSAIQLSVSSFHLVMQRLFTQEEEDAAGGRWELVGRPFKEDCKFDRSLPTWDGSFLQGYVVLPGHGLDGGTLILLSLQNGLFFTFDCSATPEIQWTKVTHTSDEYYLPINGRGLYAQESNAIYMLWNNVVYEYKLTVVDEEEERGLTRLKLHPPARIDSVCPFITLKGDGFLTHLGWGVMCSVWISLDLSCGCDYLHAIVTTFQIGPLPGDVKVLHSTFRRVDMLPMKHMDEFKLCFVQEYMDDKVLPQLQEEVLDDPCRHYLPPSPPKYEIKMDEIPMLERAPPLKPHYIVHGDDDGPRHFFLSSSKLCAISFLKDGMDVFNLDTTSHTMDILARRPVSVDPFVMVIRVGRATFALTETLQVYRKAYRVSPPGSTSWVRYHTNQSNVLDRKVKLSGYVAVGDDSFIVSDSVTCSCLLFEVGAKQWHVVIPWTQWGEYLPRPMPRHSLLKGACVFVDGFIYTCSNCGLAAYELLFENDHVYLKGPIFLPFSWLSKQWESERMSLDYAGKEVDSGAILLWVVQGVQVQ from the exons atggcggcggcggaggagagcaaatgggaggagtggaatatggtggcggccgaggagagcaAAGGGGAGGGGAGCTGCTCCACCTCGATTCATCAGGTCGCCCCCGGCAAGGATTTCGTCAATATTCCCTTCTATGCCGACGAGGGCCCTGCCTGGTCGCTGCTCGTCGGCGTCACGAGGGGCGACCTACGCTTCCACCGTCTTCGCGTGGCGAGATCAGGGCGGATCTCCGGTCGGAGCAACGAGGTGCTGGAGATCTTTCACGACCTCAAAAAGCCGCCGGGGTGCAGCTTGAGGGCCGACGCCGCCTTGGCTCCAGACGGCCGCTCCCTCTGCGTCGTGCAGCAGGTGGAGAACGAGCAAACCCACGCCCTGCAGCTGCAGCTGGAAGCCGAGGAAAAGCTGCGGCCCCTCCCTCCGCTGGCTTGGAGATCGCTTGGCCGGTGCATGCCCATCTCCGCGGACGGCCACATATGGGCGGTGTCCGCGATCCAGCTTTCTGTCTCCAGTTTCCACCTGGTCATGCAACGCCTCTTCAcccaagaggaagaggatgcagcggGAGGTCGTTGGGAGCTGGTTGGCAGACCCTTCAAGGAAGATTGCAAATTCGACCGCTCCCTCCCCACCTGGGATGGTAGCTTCCTCCAGGGCTACGTGGTGCTCCCTGGCCATGGCCTGGATGGGGGCACGCTGATTTTGCTCTCCCTCCAAAATGGCCTTTTCTTCACCTTCGATTGTTCGGCCACCCCGGAGATCCAGTGGACCAAGGTAACCCACACTTCAGACGAGTACTACCTCCCTATCAATGGCCGTGGCTTGTACGCACAAGAAAGCAATGCCATCTACATGCTCTGGAACAACGTGGTCTACGAATACAAGCTCACGGTGGTagatgaagaggaagagagagGGCTGACAAGGCTCAAGCTGCATCCACCTGCGAGGATTGACTCTGTTTGTCCTTTCATTACATTGAAAGGAGATGGCTTCCTCACCCATCTGGGCTGGGGGGTCATGTGCTCTGTGTGGATCAGCCTCGACCTCTCATGCGGGTGTGACTACCTACATGCCATTGTTACCACCTTCCAAATTGGTCCCCTGCCCGGGGATGTCAAGGTCCTCCACTCCACCTTCCGTCGGGTGGACATGTTGCCCATGAAACACATGGATGAATTTAAATTATGCTTTGTGCA AGAGTATATGGACGACAAGGTGTTGCCTCAACTCCAGGAAGAAGTCCTTGATGATCCTTGCAG GCATTATCTCCCACCAAGTCCTCCTAA ATATGAAATCAAGATGGATGAGATTCCAATGTTAGAAAGAGCCCCTCCTCTCAAACCACATTACATTGTACATGGAGATGATGATGGTCCCAGGCACTTTTTTCTGAGTAGCTCAAAACTATGTGCCATCTCCTTCCTAAAAGATGGCATGGATGTGTTTAATCTGGACACCACAAGTCACACTATGGATATACTTGCACGCCGACCTGTTTCCGTTGATCCTTTTGTTATGGTTATCCGAGTTGGTCGAGCAACTTTTGCTCTTACCGAGACTCTCCAAGTTTACCGCAAGGCCTACCGTGTTTCTCCTCCTGGATCCACCTCATGGGTGCGCTATCACACAAACCAGTCTAATGTTCTTGACAGGAAGGTCAAGCTCTCGGGATATGTAGCAGTGGGTGATGATTCCTTTATAGTCTCTGATAGTGTCACATGTTCTTGTCTTCTCTTTGAGGTGGGCGCCAAGCAGTGGCATGTTGTCATACCTTGGACTCAATGGGGAGAATACCTACCAAGGCCTATGCCTAGACACAGCCTTTTAAAGGGCGCATGTGTGTTTGTTGATGGTTTTATCTACACATGCTCAAATTGCGGGCTTGCTGCTTATGAACTACTCTTTGAAAATGATCATGTGTACCTCAAAGGCCCAATCTTTTTGCCATTCTCATGGTTGAGTAAACAATGGGAGAGTGAAAGAATGTCTTTGGATTATGCTGGCAAAGAGGTGGACTCTGGTGCCATCTTGCTTTGGGTGGTGCAAg GTGTGCAAGTTCAATAA
- the LOC123053689 gene encoding uncharacterized protein isoform X1 — translation MAAAEESKWEEWNMVAAEESKGEGSCSTSIHQVAPGKDFVNIPFYADEGPAWSLLVGVTRGDLRFHRLRVARSGRISGRSNEVLEIFHDLKKPPGCSLRADAALAPDGRSLCVVQQVENEQTHALQLQLEAEEKLRPLPPLAWRSLGRCMPISADGHIWAVSAIQLSVSSFHLVMQRLFTQEEEDAAGGRWELVGRPFKEDCKFDRSLPTWDGSFLQGYVVLPGHGLDGGTLILLSLQNGLFFTFDCSATPEIQWTKVTHTSDEYYLPINGRGLYAQESNAIYMLWNNVVYEYKLTVVDEEEERGLTRLKLHPPARIDSVCPFITLKGDGFLTHLGWGVMCSVWISLDLSCGCDYLHAIVTTFQIGPLPGDVKVLHSTFRRVDMLPMKHMDEFKLCFVQEYMDDKVLPQLQEEVLDDPCRHYLPPSPPKYVKPHIHIDKDLLFIICQGCSQSFIYRYEIKMDEIPMLERAPPLKPHYIVHGDDDGPRHFFLSSSKLCAISFLKDGMDVFNLDTTSHTMDILARRPVSVDPFVMVIRVGRATFALTETLQVYRKAYRVSPPGSTSWVRYHTNQSNVLDRKVKLSGYVAVGDDSFIVSDSVTCSCLLFEVGAKQWHVVIPWTQWGEYLPRPMPRHSLLKGACVFVDGFIYTCSNCGLAAYELLFENDHVYLKGPIFLPFSWLSKQWESERMSLDYAGKEVDSGAILLWVVQGVQVQ, via the exons atggcggcggcggaggagagcaaatgggaggagtggaatatggtggcggccgaggagagcaAAGGGGAGGGGAGCTGCTCCACCTCGATTCATCAGGTCGCCCCCGGCAAGGATTTCGTCAATATTCCCTTCTATGCCGACGAGGGCCCTGCCTGGTCGCTGCTCGTCGGCGTCACGAGGGGCGACCTACGCTTCCACCGTCTTCGCGTGGCGAGATCAGGGCGGATCTCCGGTCGGAGCAACGAGGTGCTGGAGATCTTTCACGACCTCAAAAAGCCGCCGGGGTGCAGCTTGAGGGCCGACGCCGCCTTGGCTCCAGACGGCCGCTCCCTCTGCGTCGTGCAGCAGGTGGAGAACGAGCAAACCCACGCCCTGCAGCTGCAGCTGGAAGCCGAGGAAAAGCTGCGGCCCCTCCCTCCGCTGGCTTGGAGATCGCTTGGCCGGTGCATGCCCATCTCCGCGGACGGCCACATATGGGCGGTGTCCGCGATCCAGCTTTCTGTCTCCAGTTTCCACCTGGTCATGCAACGCCTCTTCAcccaagaggaagaggatgcagcggGAGGTCGTTGGGAGCTGGTTGGCAGACCCTTCAAGGAAGATTGCAAATTCGACCGCTCCCTCCCCACCTGGGATGGTAGCTTCCTCCAGGGCTACGTGGTGCTCCCTGGCCATGGCCTGGATGGGGGCACGCTGATTTTGCTCTCCCTCCAAAATGGCCTTTTCTTCACCTTCGATTGTTCGGCCACCCCGGAGATCCAGTGGACCAAGGTAACCCACACTTCAGACGAGTACTACCTCCCTATCAATGGCCGTGGCTTGTACGCACAAGAAAGCAATGCCATCTACATGCTCTGGAACAACGTGGTCTACGAATACAAGCTCACGGTGGTagatgaagaggaagagagagGGCTGACAAGGCTCAAGCTGCATCCACCTGCGAGGATTGACTCTGTTTGTCCTTTCATTACATTGAAAGGAGATGGCTTCCTCACCCATCTGGGCTGGGGGGTCATGTGCTCTGTGTGGATCAGCCTCGACCTCTCATGCGGGTGTGACTACCTACATGCCATTGTTACCACCTTCCAAATTGGTCCCCTGCCCGGGGATGTCAAGGTCCTCCACTCCACCTTCCGTCGGGTGGACATGTTGCCCATGAAACACATGGATGAATTTAAATTATGCTTTGTGCA AGAGTATATGGACGACAAGGTGTTGCCTCAACTCCAGGAAGAAGTCCTTGATGATCCTTGCAG GCATTATCTCCCACCAAGTCCTCCTAAGTACGTGAAGCCACATATCCATATTGACAAGGATCTCTTGTTTATTATCTGCCAAGGTTGTTCACAATCATTTATCTATAGATATGAAATCAAGATGGATGAGATTCCAATGTTAGAAAGAGCCCCTCCTCTCAAACCACATTACATTGTACATGGAGATGATGATGGTCCCAGGCACTTTTTTCTGAGTAGCTCAAAACTATGTGCCATCTCCTTCCTAAAAGATGGCATGGATGTGTTTAATCTGGACACCACAAGTCACACTATGGATATACTTGCACGCCGACCTGTTTCCGTTGATCCTTTTGTTATGGTTATCCGAGTTGGTCGAGCAACTTTTGCTCTTACCGAGACTCTCCAAGTTTACCGCAAGGCCTACCGTGTTTCTCCTCCTGGATCCACCTCATGGGTGCGCTATCACACAAACCAGTCTAATGTTCTTGACAGGAAGGTCAAGCTCTCGGGATATGTAGCAGTGGGTGATGATTCCTTTATAGTCTCTGATAGTGTCACATGTTCTTGTCTTCTCTTTGAGGTGGGCGCCAAGCAGTGGCATGTTGTCATACCTTGGACTCAATGGGGAGAATACCTACCAAGGCCTATGCCTAGACACAGCCTTTTAAAGGGCGCATGTGTGTTTGTTGATGGTTTTATCTACACATGCTCAAATTGCGGGCTTGCTGCTTATGAACTACTCTTTGAAAATGATCATGTGTACCTCAAAGGCCCAATCTTTTTGCCATTCTCATGGTTGAGTAAACAATGGGAGAGTGAAAGAATGTCTTTGGATTATGCTGGCAAAGAGGTGGACTCTGGTGCCATCTTGCTTTGGGTGGTGCAAg GTGTGCAAGTTCAATAA